One segment of Sander vitreus isolate 19-12246 chromosome 20, sanVit1, whole genome shotgun sequence DNA contains the following:
- the dlst gene encoding dihydrolipoyllysine-residue succinyltransferase component of 2-oxoglutarate dehydrogenase complex, mitochondrial, with the protein MLSHSRCLTRNFGRAFSAIRQGNNALARRATAALSASHSITLNSNVKSDPRSSVFQIQYFRTSVAYRDEVVTVKTPAFAESVTEGDVRWEKAVGDTVAEDEVVCEIETDKTSVQVPSPAAGVIEELLVPDGGKVEGGTALFKLRKGAGAPKAAEAPKAEAPVAAAPPPPSATPPPSSPPSAVGPIPTTMPPVPPVPAHAMDSKPVSTIKPTPAPVAPMAQAEGGAKAARTESRVKMNRMRLRIAQRLKEAQNTCAMLTTFNEVDMSNITELRKTYKDAFLKKHNIKLGFMSAFVKAAAYALADQPAVNAVIDDMTKEIVYRDYVDISVAVATPKGLVVPVIRSVEGMNFTDIEKAINLLGEKARKNELAVEDMDGGTFTISNGGVFGSMFGTPIINPPQSAILGMHGIFDRPVAVGGKVEIRPMMYVALTYDHRLIDGREAVTFLRKIKSVVEDPRVLLLDM; encoded by the exons ATGTTATCCCATTCCCGGTGTCTCACCAGGAATTTTGGCCGTGCCTTCTCTGCCATCCGCCAG GGGAATAATGCATTAGCTCGTCGGGCCACGGCAG CTCTATCAGCTAGCCATTCTATTACTTTGAACAGCAAtgt aaaatCTGATCCCCGGTCCAGCGTCTTCCAAATCCAGTACTTCAGGACATCTGTAGCCTACA GAGATGAAGTTGTCACAGTCAAAACCCCTGCGTTTGCAGAATCTGTCACAGAGGGGGATGTGAGGTGGGAGAAAG CTGTTGGAGACACCGTCGCTGAGGATGAGGTGGTGTGCGAAATTGAGACTGATAAG ACATCAGTGCAGGTTCCCTCTCCTGCTGCTGGGGTGATTGAGGAGCTTTTGGTCCCTGATGGGGGGAAGGTCGAGGGAGGAACTGCGCTCTTTAAGCTTCGAAAAGGAG ctggtGCTCCCAAAGCTGCAGAAGCTCCAAAAGCAGAGGCCCCGGTGGCTGCAGCCCCTCCACCACCTTCTGCTACTCCCCCTCCATCTTCTCCCCCCTCAGCTGTGGGCCCCATTCCCACCACTATGCCCCCTGTGCCACCTGTGCCAGCACATGCTATGGACAGCAAACCAG TTTCCACCATCAAGCCGACTCCTGCTCCAGTTGCACCAATGGCTCAAGCTGAGGGAGGGGCTAAAGCAGCCAGGACAGAGAGCAGG gtGAAGATGAACCGCATGAGACTGAGAATTGCCCAGAGACTGAAGGAAGCCCAAAACACCTGCGCTATGCTGACTACGTTTAATGAGGTCGACATGAG CAACATCACAGAGCTGAGGAAGACTTACAAAGATGCCTTCCTGAAAAAGCATAACATCAAGTTGGGCTTCATGTCTGCGTTTGTGAAAGCTGCTGCCTACGCTCTGGCTGACCAACCTGCTGTCAATGCTG tAATTGACGACATGACCAAAGAGATTGTGTACAGGGACTACGTTGACATCAGTGTGGCTGTGGCCACGCCAAAG GGTCTGGTGGTTCCTGTAATCCGAAGCGTAGAGGGAATGAATTTTACTGATATTGAGAAGGCCATCAATTTGTTGGGAGAAAAG GCCCGTAAGAATGAGCTGGCTGTTGAAGACATGGACGGAGGAACCTTCACCATCAGCAACGGTGGCGTGTTTGGGTCCATGTTCGGCACACCTATAATCAATCCACCACAGTCTGCTATTTTAGGCATGCATGGCATTTTTGACAGGCCTGTAGCAGTCGGTGGCAAG gTGGAGATCCGTCCCATGATGTATGTTGCCCTGACGTACGACCATCGTCTGATTGATGGAAGAGAGGCCGTTACTTTCCTGCGCAAGATcaagtcagtggtggaagaccCCAGGGTGCTGCTCCTTGACATGTAA
- the rps6kl1 gene encoding ribosomal protein S6 kinase-like 1 produces the protein MCRAVDKTREQRPIWSLTDVQNKAAMAKRDYLVEAAKQIRMALDSEVNEDYEAAFSYYKNGVDLLLNGVQLDPNKDRREAVKRKTTQYLKRAEEIFITHLQDNLGKGSSHLGGYSSLRFRPIRHLSSPVEDLEMCKVVGVTDKVMIVKSMVNKETFVVKSLVKSSWESRDQPTIIPQGVPYMVKLLRYYVSEDAVYLHLEHVKGGRLFSKLHKLRNEKAKEHPECFTSGQQSIKLKASYTSPTISTDYQHNSRGSTGVIPEKLSDESPDADFPTSWDETQQRLESCGTHSYIEETGCLQNTRSAASFYTKLDRLTLNSGPTRTQVDTRIHPPAPSLCLHSSETQEQPALPLSCTRVSHALDVMSVLHKKKGGMGLTECSSEFEVAWKAADPAHNCEQINRYAVTDSHLNSMLGQTPPHTNQTSFIKAGSPNSENNGLSSSPAILHLPLHCQTQIRGRASWDSNGFQQGSVLSGNSVDMVTDSKQDSSSPTTEDRNGMVVIRSTDRAVFSDNTDMRLTSESYWPSSASLCHSIAGKQGTFSGAPIALSGMTYKGETCSSEAREGEAEACELLSPGEKVTSGKGRSYVGWFSSGPTGAPPHKRGEDVDAYLNSEGSEEQGEDQIIEVDGWCHLPRFPVKYSSTTDKAMQTCWGLPEAEVCVWGAQILLALESLHQQGIVCRDLNPRNVLLTSNGKVCLTFFGQWSEVQSEISSKATAQMYCAPEIGGVSRVTEACDWWSLGALLFELLTGMPLWQLHPAGIHSHTQLLIPNHLGAAAASLLTELLQFDAGYRLGSGGGGVSDIKCHPFFSSVSWKALSC, from the exons ATGTGTCGTGCTGTTGATAAGACAAGGGAGCAAAG GCCCATCTGGTCCTTGACGGACGTCCAAAACAAGGCAGCGATGGCAAAAAGAGATTACCTGGTGGAGGCAGCCAAGCAGATCCGCATGGCACTGGACAGTGAGGTCAATGAGGACTATGAGGCAGCTTTCAGTTACTATAAGAATGGGGTGGACTTGCTGTTGAATGGGGTTCAGT TGGACCCAAACAAGGATCGTCGGGAGGCTGTGAAAAGAAAGACAACCCAATATCTGAAGAGAGCTGAAGAAATCTTCATAACACATCTGCAGGACAACTTGGGGAAAGGAAGCTCTCATTTAGGG GGTTATAGCAGTCTGAGATTCCGTCCAATCAGACACTTGAGTTCGCCTGTGGAGGATCTGGAGATGTGTAAGGTGGTGGGAGTGACTGATAAG GTCATGATTGTCAAAAGTATGGTCAATAAGGAGACATTTGTTGTAAAG AGTCTGGTCAAGTCAAGCTGGGAGAGCAGGGACCAGCCAACCATCATTCCTCAGGGGGTGCCATACATGGTTAAGCTGCTAAGATATTACGTCAGTGAGGATGCTGTGTACCTGCATCTTGAGCATGTCAAAG GTGGGAGGCTCTTCTCCAAGCTGCACAAGCTGAGGAACGAGAAGGCCAAGGAACACCCAGAATGCTTCACTTCTGGCCAGCAAAGCATCAAGCTGAAGGCCAGCTACACCTCACCCACAATCAGCACAGACTACCAGCACAACAGCAGAGGGAGCACAGGAGTGATTCCAGAAAAATTGAGCGACGAGAGCCCAGACGCAGACTTCCCCACCTCATGGGATGAGACTCAGCAGAGGCTGGAGAGCTGCGGGACTCACTCCTACATCGAGGAGACGGGTTGTCTGCAGAACACACGCTCTGCAGCATCATTTTATACCAAGCTTGATCGGCTAACTCTGAATTCAGGCCCGACGAGGACACAGGTTGACACCCGCATCCATCCACCAGCTCCTAGTTTGTGTTTGCACTCCAGTGAAACTCAGGAACAGCCTGCTCTTCCTCTGTCTTGCACTCGTGTCAGTCACGCTCTCGATGTCATGTCAGTACTTCATAAGAAGAAAGGTGGAATGGGACTGACAGAGTGCAGCTCTGAGTTTGAAGTGGCTTGGAAAGCTGCAGATCCAGCACATAACTGTGAGCAAATAAACCGCTATGCAGTGACTGACAGTCATTTAAATAGCATGCTAGGACAAACACCACCTCATACAAATCAGACCTCATTTATAAAAGCAGGATCCCCAAACAGTGAAAATAATGGCTTGAGTTCTTCCCCTGCCATCTTGCATCTTCCTCTCCATTGCCAAACCCAGATCCGTGGCAGGGCATCATGGGATAGCAATGGATTTCAGCAAGGATCTGTTTTGAGTGGTAACTCTGTAGATATGGTTACAGACTCAAAGCAGGACAGCAGCAGTCCAACCACTGAGGATAGAAATGGCATGGTAGTCATCAGGAGCACGGACAGAGCAGTATTTTCTGACAACACAGACATGAGGCTCACCTCAGAAAGCTACTGGCCTTCCTCTGCGTCCCTCTGCCACAGCATTGCAGGAAAACAGGGGACATTTTCAGGGGCCCCCATTGCCCTTTCAGGGATGACGTACAAAGGGGAAACATGTTCCAGTGAGGCAAGAGAGGGTGAAGCGGAGGCTTGTGAATTGCTGAGTCCTGGAGAGAAGGTGACATCTGGAAAAGGGCGATCATATGTGGGCTGGTTCTCCTCTGGTCCTACTGGAGCCCCGCCCCACAAGAGGGGAGAGGATGTGGATGCTTACCTTAATTCAGAAGGATCGGAGGAGCAGGGGGAAGACCAGATCATAGAGGTGGATGGCTGGTGCCATCTGCCTCGGTTCCCTGTGAAGTACTCCAGTACTACAGATAAGGCCATGCAGACCTGCTGGGGGCTTCCAGAGGCAGAGGTGTGTGTCTGGGGGGCTCAGATTCTGCTGGCCCTTGAGAGTCTACATCAGCAAGGCATTGTGTGTCGGGATCTCAACCCTAGAAATGTTCTACTCACCAGCAACG GAAAGGTGTGTTTGACGTTTTTTGGACAGTGGAGTGAGGTTCAGTCAGAGATCAGCTCCAAAGCTACAGCACAGATGTACTGTGCTCCAG AAATTGGTGGTGTGTCCAGAGTTACAGAGGCGTGTGATTGGTGGAGTCTTGGGGCTTTGTTGTTTGAACTCCTAACAGGAATG CCACTGTGGCAGCTCCATCCAGCAGGAATCCACTCCCACACCCAGCTGCTCATCCCCAACCACCTGGGTGCTGCAGCTGCGTCTCTGCTCACTGAG TTGCTTCAGTTTGATGCTGGCTATCGCTTGGGTTCTGGAGGTGGAGGTGTGAGTGACATCAAGTGTCATCCCTTCTTCAGCAGTGTCTCCTGGAAAGCTCTGAGCTGCTAG
- the olfm4.2 gene encoding olfactomedin-4, which yields MLPILLLLLSPALAWIPVHDWESGNVTASVGESGQCFCHVYLPETTFPADRVQYMQQVSKDLILEVDIQMNKMVSYEGMLEVYLKEVLDLTVRVSMLESSPDNYIKLDFELLRIELREFEALVSQLRDSLNTTSPMFDSLYTEIRNMTLIVNQLETFDKSNLVVIRIEFAKLQKKLEECQKEQELIKPDIGDCNHTGIMSISKPIVVQMNAHLNAGYQYGGWGKDSKPVRGYESMYFYGAHTTPSVHNFYLYSDYEKLILRSSFKQHDIPSGWAGAGNNYIVHGNTIYYQINTPFSMSKLNLTSSKYDYRVIPAASQRFSYSYSDHQNMDFAADENGLWVMYASEASRGKIVIAKIDEKSFGIEGEWNTGAFKQLAGNAFMACGVMYATRSVDLNTEEIYYAFDTKTNEEKHLNIPFQKFQEKYSNLHYNPFDQKLYMYNNGYYVSYNVRFNKE from the exons ATGCTGCcaattctgctgctgctgctcagtccTGCTTTGGCCTGGATT CCAGTGCATGATTGGGAGTCTGGCAATGTGACTGCATCAGTGGGTGAGTCAGGTCAGTGTTTTTGTCACGTGTATCTGCCAGAAACCACCTTCCCTGCCGACCGGGTTCAGTACATGCAGCAAGTCAGCAAGGATCTAATCCTGGAGGTGGACATTCAAATGAACAAG ATGGTGAGCTATGAGGGTATGTTGGAGGTCTACTTGAAGGAAGTGTTGGACCTGACTGTGAGAGTGTCCATGCTGGAGAGCAGTCCTGACAACTACATCAAACTGGACTTTGAGCTGCTCAGGATTGAGCTCAGAGAGTTTGAGGCTCTAGTTTCTCAGCTCAGAGACTCCCTCAACACCACTTCGCCCATGTTTGACAGTCTTTATACTGAG ATTCGCAACATGACCCTCATTGTGAACCAACTGGAGACGTTTGACAAGAGCAACCTGGTGGTGATCCGTATTGAGTTCGCTAAGCTGCAGAAGAAGCTGGAGGAGTGCCAGAAGGAGCAGGAGCTCATCAAGCCAGATATCG gCGACTGTAATCACACAGGAATCATGAGCATCAGCAAGCCAATAGTGGTCCAAATGAATGCTCATTTAAATGCAGGTTATCAATATGGGGGCTGGGGAAAAGACTCCAAACCAGTTCGAGGCTATGAATCAATGTACTTCTATGGTGCACACACCACTCCCTCTGTGCATAACTTCTATTTGTACTCGGACTATGAAAAGCTGATTCTGAGATCCTCATTCAAACAACATGACATACCAAGTGGGTGGGCAGGTGCCGGTAACAATTACATTGTTCATGGTAACACCATTTATTATCAGATCAACACACCTTTCAGTATGAGCAAGCTGAATCTGACCAGTTCAAAATATGACTACAGAGTGATCCCAGCTGCTAGTCAAAGATTCTCGTACAGTTACTCAGACCATCAGAACATGGACTTTGCAGCTGATGAAAATGGCTTGTGGGTAATGTATGCCTCAGAGGCAAGCAGAGGGAAAATTGTCATTGCTAAAATAGATGAGAAATCGTTTGGCATTGAGGGTGAGTGGAACACTGGTGCGTTCAAGCAGTTGGCTGGCAACGCTTTCATGGCCTGTGGAGTCATGTACGCCACCAGGTCAGTGGATCTGAACACAGAGGAGATCTACTATGCCTTCGACACGAAGACCAATGAGGAGAAACACCTCAATATCCCCTTCCAGAAGTTCCAGGAGAAATACAGCAACCTGCACTACAATCCCTTTGATCAAAAGCTCTACATGTACAACAACGGCTACTATGTGTCCTACAATGTGAGGTTTAACAAAGAATGA